Below is a genomic region from Phragmites australis chromosome 20, lpPhrAust1.1, whole genome shotgun sequence.
aatgggagggaccctaGAAAGTGGTCGCCATCACCTGACCTGGCgcggtcaagctagccatggaggacggccaTGAATTACAAAACTCCTGGAACATCGCCTCGCgggttctatgtgtagggtcgctCGAAGATAGGcttgtctttctattttgtagAACCTTCTGAACGAGCGTGAAATACAACTTGTAAgttcttaaattaaaaaaaaaacatactctctattttgcaggacttcAAAACCAAGCCACGGGCTCCCGACATATTGATTCTCCGACCACAACACACGATCATGCTCAATGGCCACTACGAAACTTAGTGACCAAGATGCCAAATGACCAAGAGGCTGGACACAATGACCAGAAAGCCACAAGTTCTCGCTAGGGCCGAGCACTACTTGCCCCCGATGGACTTGCCAAGTCGTGTCTTGTTCCGCACACCAAGAACCTGACTAGCGTGTGGAATAAAACAAGAACAGGCGTTCAACCCCCATGctttttcattcatggaaaTGTTAGGTTACATGTCGACTAGTTACATCCGATCGGACTAACTATCCTATTGTGCCTGGCCTATCCTCCCTGACTGAAGCATCTAGCGCTAAGTTGACAGAAAGGGTCAGGCAAACTCTCGCCTCTATTTGCCCTTGAATGTGTCAatgaacctcttatactcctccttAGAGCGGTAGCTCACCACTCTAGGGATCGGACGACGACCGACATAAGGTCTAGGGAAGGTGGCCGATACAAAGACCCTGCTGGGGCTGCTGACCGGTGCCAGTGCACCTTGCAGACCTCCCTTCCGCTTCatctccaactcttcctcttcatcaatctccttctccagaaggtcTCAATCGATcccctcctcatcatcggagatatcgatgacctCGGTTGAGGGATCCGCTCGGGCGGGAGATCGAGATGGACCAGCAGGGGGTGACCTTCTTTGGAAGGGTGTAAGCTCGATGGTCACCTTGCAAGCATACCCACGACAACCGTTGCCTCCGGACCCACCACGGCAAGCGGATCCGGAGCCGAAGGCGACTCTACCCCTGTCGAGCTGTTTGAGATCATCGACCTCTCCGGCGATGAAGGAGAGGAGTATGCCATGGCCTTAGGGTCTGTAGACACTATGGAGCAGAACGCAGGACGAAATAGAGGCGAATGGACTCTAGGCACTAAAGGATTGTTGGTGAGAAGGAAGGTGAGAGGTGATTCAAAAGGCCATCAAGCACTCCTCTTTTAAACCACAACGACACCCTAACCAGCGCAGCCTTCAAACCGCTTGAAACCTGAGGGGGTGCACAAAAGGAACCAACAGTTCTTCAGGTCCACCGGCAATCAATATCTCTATCTCATACCCTCTTTTCCCCTTTCGAGACATTTAAACCTCTCCACATGACGCGAAGTTCAGAGTTGCACTCTGAGGACTGACGGCATCAATGACCACTCCCTAGGCAGACTACGTCTGCCCGAGGCACAAGTGTGTGACCAGGCCAGGCCACGGTCACGAGGAAGCTCGgaggctactgtcggtgtattgagtaaaggagTACCCTAGTAAACGGGCTCTGCAAAGGATGTAATGGCCAGAGAcgtatatttcctaaaactAGTGGGTCACGTGACCAGGGTATGGTTACCACAACCAGTACAAGGCATACATGACCAATCTCCCTGCGTCATCACATAAATCCACGACCGGCCTCACTGGTCGCAGGGCCGGATCTGACACAACCTGTCTAATTGCATTTATTGACAtacactcaagtatttttcttcctcAGGCGCCAACTCTAGTGGATGAAGTCATGGACGGCGCAGAAGGACATTATCCCGTCTTGtaacattaaatgctacggagtgGAACTTTCGCAAGTCGACGCGGCACCACATGACGAACAAGACATTCTCAGCAGACCGATCAAGCAAGTGTTTGGGGTCGATCCACTGTAATGATtgcttgggttagatattaggattaGCAGAGTCTTCTGTTTGGACctacatgtaagttctcctcctccctactatataaaaggATTAGGACCCTGTTTGTAGAAAGGGGCAGATCAAGTCTGGCAGCCAGCTAGAACTACCTCTGTAACAAATTGAGATCATCCATAATACAACACACATGACGTATGGCTATTATCTTTCGGGAGGCTTGAACTTGTATAACTCCCTGTGTCCCTGAGTCCATCGTACGTGCACATATCGATTCTTAAAATACTATTTACGCATCCACTGTCTAGCATATCCAAAATTATTGTCGGTAATTAACCATCGATAGGTTATTTTACACATAAATCAAGTTTGGTGTTTGGTTCTTTGCCTGATGAGCAAGCTTGCCTCATTGCTCGTGCTCCTCTTGCCCAAGTGATTTGGCTCTCCTAACTCGGCAAGGATTTTCTTACTTTAGCAAGCAAGCTTGCCTAGCAAAGCAAGGCTTTTGTGCTACTAccaaacacatatttttgttCAGTAAGATCAGGCTAGACTGGGCAAAAGATCCAAGCATGCCCTATAGAAATCTGGTAGACTTAAAGCTGCATACATTTGTCCCAAACTGTCAGCTCGAGGAGTGCAATTCTACGCGCGTCATCGTTTCGAGTTTGCTGTTATGGGTATTATTACGATCTGTATCTTGCTTTACTAGAATAATCTGTTTTCGCAAAGTGTAATTGGTACAGTGTTGGACTACCAACAGACAGAACATGAACACCATATTGAATCGTATATAATTGCAATTTAAATTAGGCGTCTTCCGTCCATGGGTGTGAGATGTTCCCGTcaagattattattttttgtttgagaGTATAAATCGAACACGTATATCATAATTATGTTCATATACATTTATATAGGTACGTTCTAGCATACGTTTAAACaagattaaatatattatcTTATATAGTGTGGACATACACTTTAACTGTTGAATACACTCATGTGTAATAGAGTATGAATAAACAGATTCCACATAAAGACCCTAACCAACTAAACTATCATCATTGACGCCATCAGAATTATTATGCCAAGTCAAGACAACCCGTTGCTGCACACTTTCGGTTTCCAAGAATCCTTTTGCTGCGATGTCCTACATAAAACTGTCACAGCTGACGATACTTTGTTCAGACAGCAACATAGTTAAACAGTTAGATTCAGATCCGCAAACAAACCCTAAACCTTATCCACAGTATACGTGTTAACCTTTGCCCCCTCTATGGATAATAAACTAAGCTGTCAGTAAAGTAATAGCGAATTGGAGCGTTCGAGGTTGGTAATTGAAATAATCTGGCTAATTGAAATTAGCTCTTGCTGTTCATCGGAATATTGGATGGAGAGTAGGGAGAGCTGGCCATTTTTTGGGACTCAATTGGACGAACAATTCAGGATCCATATACTTGACGGATCTCACGATGCGGTATGTGCAGGAACCTGAAAACTCGATGTGGATACGTTACTaagatttatcatgaaaaaaaagCTAGGCTCGTTCCATGCGGTTGGAGGCATGCGTTTAGCTAGGTTCTACGGAGACCTTGTTTGGTTGCTGTACAAGACTGATATATGATAACCTTGGACGAAGTATTGGTACGCTTACCACCGTTCTTGAAACAAATCACCTTAACAAGAAACCCCTGTATCCTTTTGTTCTGGTCTACTAGTATAACAaaggaacttttttttttgcgaatgtatAACAAAGGAAGTGTCCCAAGTGGCACTTGTTCCTTGACAATTACCTTTCGGACAGATGAGCAAAACATTTGTAGATAACGTCCCTATTAACGTGTGGACCCTGGATTAGTCAATCGTAAAACCCGTGTGTGGAATTCCCTTTCTGTACTCCCTTTTTGGCCAGCCATCTCGCGAACCAGTTTCACCAACACTCTTACAAAAGCTGAGGTGGAAAGAAGGAGAGCCATGCGGTTTCATTCACCGTATTAGGCTTACTTTGAATGTGGGATTCTCGATACACGAgaataagaaaaatatagaaTTAGAGTTGCCATCTATCTTGAATCATATAGAAGAGAAAACCGTAGGAATTACTAGCGTGGAGTGTTCGGTCGCTTCACAGGAAAAGCACAGGATATTAGGAGTTAGATATTCATTAGCAAGAGAGAcagaaaggagaaagaaagatGTATTGGAACTTTCAAAGAATTAGGAAAATGATAGTAGAGCTCATGCTAGAATTCTGTCAAAATGTGGAGAAAATCGTACTATCCTATGAAATTTCTTTGCACCAATTTTTCCATCCCAAGGTACAGATAGGAATTTTTCCTTTGAATTTAATTCCTCCATTTTTCCTTCGTAATTCATTAGTTCCAAAGAGGCCTTATTATTGTCGTCGATCACCACATGAATCATCAAAGAATTGGCGGTGCAAATTACAACACGCAGTGCAACCCACCGCACATCCtccaatttcttttctttccttttattttccaaatccaaatttaaaaTAATCCCACCAACTAATCCGGCGCCCTACCCACCACAATAATAATCACCCCCAGCTCCTCACCTTATCTTGCTAACTGGCAGGTGGGCCCGAACGGGAATCAGCATCTCCACCAGCTTGCCGCCATGGCATATTCATATCTCACACCCACCATCCCGTTCAATTGGTGGGCGAGGGCAGAGCGGGGAGAGCAGCACGACGCCGATGCGCCGCCGTGTGGACTCGCTGCCACCCGACGACCACCTCCTCAGCCGCCGTAGACGCTGACGCCTCCGCGGCCGCGCCAGTACGGCAGCCGCCTTCATCGGCGCTACCCCACCATGgctcgccgctcgccgtgctggCCCCCCACAGCCTCATCGCTGGGACACCTCCGTTGCCGGAGAATCTAGCTCCCGCTCGGCCGGCGCCACCGGAGATGCAGTCGGAGAAGCACCGGGGCCGCCCCTGCCAGGTCCGGACAACGGCGCCGCCCCACGGGAAGACACCATCCGCTCCCTCGTAGAACCGGATTCTTTTtaccccctcctcctctccggaGGAGCTGGTGGCCGCCTCATCGGATCTctcgtcgtcatcctcctcgtcctcgctTCCGGTGTCGGACTCGTCGTCGCCGGACGAGTAGTAGGTGGAGATGTGCGACTGAATGACCTCCTTCCCGCGCGAGCGGAGGCGGAGCACGATCACCTGCAGCCGCCGCAGAAGGCTGGGCAGCGTCGCCAGCGCCGCCAGCGCGACAGCGAGCGGCGCCCACATCTCCgccagcagcgccgccgccatggccggcGCCCGCGAGAACCGCCCCACCCCCGCCTCcagcatcgccgccgccgccgtctccatcgccgccgccgccacaaaaAGACTAAACTTTTTTCcccgaaaaaaaaaaacctggcACGCTCTCGCGTTGTGTGTGGGAGGAAGCAACGCCTTCCTTTTAAAGCCACGAGGAGGACCGTGGAcgttttaattttaaaatgccCGTTTTGCCCATGGTTATCGCGGTGGGGCCTGGGTGTCATTGACGTGAATCGTGGGGCGCGtgggggagaaaagaaaaaggtaatATCCGCGGGTGGAACAGCTCCGCGCCCGGGCTGATGTGTGGACGGGACGCGACCTTTTTCTCACAGTAAAAGCGTGCGTGGACCGGATAACGTTCCGTGACATGTGGGGCGCAGAGATTATGGACCCACGTGTAAGAGAGGGAAGGTAGTGATCCGGGATGTGCGCGGGGGCTGGACGCGGCAGTGATGCCGTCTCGGGGCGGGCGAGCTGGGCGCGGTGAGTCAGCAGTCGCTCGGCTGGTACGTGCGGCGTCGGCTGACGGGTGGGCCCACGAACTTAATGGTGAGCTTGGCGGTTACGCTGCTACGTGTAGGGTGGAGGCCCGGAGTGGTTGGAGGGACGTGACGGCTTGAGGCTCGGAGGCTGCGCGGTGCATCGATGAGTCAGTGCTGCGTGCGGCGCGTGGGGACGGACGGCTGTGGGGTGGAAATAGATTGGGGTGCCTCCGGCCTCCGTGATCAATGCTCAGCCACTGGATCTCTGACACGTCGGATCCCGTGTGTTCTGTTTTGTGGTGTGGTGTACGCGTCTGCTTGGCACAGGAATATACCATAGTTTTATTTTCTGAGAAACATCCTTACAACTTGTATACATACCTAATCACACCACTATACTCATATACTTATACATTTTGTAGATTGATAAAGTTACCGCATATGTTTCGTATCAACAAGTGTGTTGTCtacaactaattttttttattagtgaaacatataataaataaatttaagGTTTAATTCCTAATAAGTAGAGGACACCATATATCCACTAACATTCCAAGGCAATGCTTGATTCTCGTGTAGGATTGGTTTTATTGCCTGGATCTCATATCCGAAGAACAGCCATGTTAGACAACTTTGTTAGATAACCTCTCAGAGAGTTGGTAGCTGGTTCTGCATATGGTATTCTGCTTCCGAGAAAAACTACAAGACTATTTTTTGCTTTATGTTGGATGTGAAGCATGCCTGGTCGGTTCAACGCGTGTCGATTTGACTCGTGCTCGGTGCGGTTTTATCCAAGCGCACGTTCGTTGATCATACAATTCTATTCCTTGTGGTCTAAGAGGAAACACCTGAGCTGTTTCTTCAATCACAAGGAGCATGAGTGTGGTCATGGGACAATCAAGTGTTTGTGTGGTACGCAAGGTTtcatttaccgaccggagctcggttaccgagctccggcggtaaccgaaaatgagcggtaaccgcggttaccggtcaaaaattcaaaaaaattcggagaaaattcattcggcaaattttaaatttttgcgaaaaaatcatgtttttgccctctcggtaaccgagcggtttgggtcggttaccgagcggtttaggtcggttaccgagcgattttctcgcatttttgattcggtcggttaccgaacggtttgggtcggtaaccgctcggttttctcgatttatcgagcggttttatcgaatttcagcgcagttcaacaaaaaacctaaaaaagagttcaatcttgtaaaatcaataactaattcatccgagcttcaaatcaagtgaaacaaattttgttggcttccttgtaacatgatctacatgataaaagtatttatactcgtaaaaaagttcaaaattttctgtgagaaattttatttgttaaaccaaggtaaatgtatagtttactctttgctaatccaaaaatcatgaaactaatttttttagtcttcttacatgatcttatatcttttaaaaatatatgaactcatgaattagttattgtaacatgcatgattgtgtaaatgtgttgcgactagattaattcataactgacccatcacaccttaaaaattagtgaaaccactttcattagcttatttatattatgatttacgtagaaaaaataatactagatatgaaaaaattaattacagtgatgtttcttaacatattcactttatgcttgtgaactttgtaaaaatcatagagaatttaataaaactctaaataaagtgaaatcaattttaaagattctcttaaagtacgttttatacaagaaaaatatgtgtttgcatgttacacttttccttaacatgagttaataattgagccgcgcgcttcaatttttttcatttttttcaaactttctccctatagaatatgatgcaaacgacattatttttgaaaagttttttcacagaagttcttagaattatgtatagttttttttaagatttttttgaatttttgttgaatttttttattttttcaaattttttgaattcaaatttcggttaccgaacggtttttgaaatcggaccggaccgggaaggtcggtaaccgcgatttttgagcggttaccgacggttttttgaaccctggtggTACGTAGCTTCAAGTTTTGATGGCAAATAGAGCTTACATTTTGTATGGACGCCATTTATTCACAATGTTGTCGTACCATTCAAGAAATAGTTGAGCACATGAAGAAATAATGTGGCTTCTCTTGCAGCTCTAGTAATTCAATATCTTGCTTGCATATAATTAAATTATGCGGCCATATCTTTCAAGCAATCTATAAACAAAAGGTGTGGCTATAGACATATCATGAAAGCCAAGACGTTACAATGCTCATTCAtccctttctttccttttttaatAAATCTATTTTACTTCTTTAAACTATTACGTTTGTCTGGATAACCTCTGAACTTTTAAACCGTCTATTTTACACATGAAGTGGTTTTTCTCGATGTTTTTGACGATATGGTGGCGGTTTTACCACGTGGTAGTTCTAATCAGCGTGTCAGTCAGCGCGTTAACATCAACGTTGCGCAgtaattcaatttttctttagaaaaataattcatgaaaatagattattctgaaaattaggttttatgtttagaaaaaataaaaaataaaaaatgatttagataaatgttttaatatgtttttagctctgtttttatttctgtaaataatatttaatgtttttctagtgtaaaatgtattccaaaaatgttagaataaattttttaatttagaaaatatagattaattctgataaggtttaaaaatattttctttgataaaataaatgtttttaatatatttgttgtatataaaattagttttaattatagaaaaattagatttaattttagaaatatagttttcgTCATTTCTAGCCGTAGTTTTTGCGTCGTTCctagctgtcggtgacatgggaaccaggggtccctgagtcccgaggccaggacatcagaacgccacgtggcgccatccctcggggactatctccccgaggcctgagaagacccagttccgggagggatgctcggggccataaacagtggtccctaaGTACTCGAGTTCCACGATGACTTGAGAAGGCAGTTCtaggagagagcgctcggggccataaatagtGGTCCCCTAgtacccgagaagacacagttccgggacaggacgctcggggccataaatagtagtcctcgagtactcgagttcctcgaggaccgagaagagacgtatccaggagagggcgctcggggctatgaacagtggtccccgagcacccagagtttcctaaggacctgagaagcctcTTGTCGGTGGACCctacaagggctcagcggtgaggtgtcaattggtgagaggccctgatgctgcatttaagagggagcgtgacctgtcacttccaaccactccccccacgcctgttgtcagcCCCTGTCACCGCAtggtagggaggcgtggagacatttaatgtgacgggtcccatcgcatgtcatcCTGTGCGGTTTGGAGATATCTTCGCTAGGCTCGAGGCATATaacctgccaccctgctgtgtcaggcctcctctgaccgggcgggcacgcgagGTTGCTCGGTGGTTGCCTGGTaggcccccctgctgcacccgctaaaaggtGGTATGATGGACGACAGGACCGATCggggatgcattttcaatcccccgtaacatcaaactacagtctcataatggttgctttccatttatggctcatggggactcgtgccctcctttctgggcacgccaagcctccccgacgGGATAAAAGGGGGAGTACACCCCGGAGAAGAACAGGTCAGGACACACAGGCAACAAGGTGACCACACACAAAGttcgaagcaagaccgaagctctagacttagacaaaaaatccttgtaacaccaGAGATCCAAagaatatggccaaatgtgcccaaatatgctcaaatatgtctaaaatatggccaaatgtgcccaaatatgaccaaatatgtcaaaatatgtccaaatatacttaaaatatgcccaaatatgaccaaaatgtgCCCAATTATAATCAAAATATGACgaaatgtgatcaaaatgtgcccaaatggGACCAAAATATGGTAATATATGCCCAAAATGTGTCCAAAAAGTACAgctaaactaattttaaacgGCTAGAAATGACGCGAAAACTACGGCTAAAAAtgacgaaaactatttttctagaattaaacctaatttttctagaattaaaactaattttatatacaacaaaacatattgaaagcatttattttatcaaaaaaatatttttaaactttatcacaattaatctatattttctaaaactattttccaaattaaaacatttattctaacattttttgaataatttttacactataaaaacattaaatattgtttatagaaataaaaagagctaaaaacatattaaaacattgatctaaatctttttatattttttggatttttcctaaacataaaacctatttttttaataatctattttcatgaattatttttctaaagaaaaatcgaattTATACGCAACGCTGATG
It encodes:
- the LOC133902091 gene encoding uncharacterized protein LOC133902091; the protein is METAAAAMLEAGVGRFSRAPAMAAALLAEMWAPLAVALAALATLPSLLRRLQVIVLRLRSRGKEVIQSHISTYYSSGDDESDTGSEDEEDDDERSDEAATSSSGEEEGVKRIRFYEGADGVFPWGGAVVRTWQGRPRCFSDCISGGAGRAGARFSGNGGVPAMRLWGASTASGEPWWGSADEGGCRTGAAAEASASTAAEEVVVGWQRVHTAAHRRRAALPALPSPTN